The Roseivirga sp. BDSF3-8 genome has a window encoding:
- a CDS encoding DASS family sodium-coupled anion symporter, with protein sequence MSRLKRNLPIYLGPLAFILLEILGKPESMSIEAFHVLSATVWIAIWWVTEAVPIAVTALLPIILFPLTGALPLDETTVSYGHKYIFLYLGGFMIAIAIERWDLHKRIALNIINIIGSNVSMIILGFMVATAFLSMWISNTATSVMMLPIGMAIVAQFKETTHDKDFSQVVGKALMLAIAYSASIGGVATLIGTPPNLVLAGILEEIYGYELTFVTWMKFGLPVSLVLLAICWVYLTRFSFKLKNKSLPGGKSEIKNMLRSLGKITYEEKAVLVIFTLTALAWISRSLLSTFIPSLDDTIIAMSAGILLFVVPAKGKKRKLITWKEAVKMPWGIILLFGGGMALAKGFTATGLAEWIATQMSRLDGLSIILLILVLVALVNFLTEITSNLATTAMILPILAPLCLSFNVHPLVIMVGVTVAASCAFMLPVATPPNAVVFGSGYLRIPDMVRTGISMNILSIILITLATYLLLPLLWQIDPSVFPDIFKTANS encoded by the coding sequence ATGAGTAGGCTCAAACGAAACCTCCCCATCTACCTCGGCCCCCTTGCCTTTATCCTTCTGGAAATACTGGGCAAGCCCGAAAGCATGAGCATAGAGGCCTTTCACGTCCTCTCCGCCACCGTCTGGATCGCCATCTGGTGGGTCACCGAAGCCGTGCCCATTGCCGTTACCGCCCTGCTGCCCATCATCCTGTTTCCGCTCACCGGAGCACTGCCGCTGGACGAGACCACCGTCTCTTACGGGCACAAATACATTTTCCTGTACCTCGGCGGCTTCATGATCGCCATTGCCATAGAAAGGTGGGACCTGCACAAGCGTATTGCCCTCAATATCATCAACATCATCGGCAGTAACGTCTCCATGATCATCCTCGGTTTCATGGTCGCCACCGCCTTCCTGTCCATGTGGATCTCCAACACCGCCACCTCCGTCATGATGCTCCCCATCGGCATGGCCATCGTGGCGCAGTTCAAGGAAACCACCCACGACAAGGACTTCTCGCAGGTAGTCGGCAAAGCCCTCATGCTCGCCATCGCCTACAGCGCCAGCATCGGCGGCGTCGCCACCCTCATCGGCACCCCGCCCAACCTCGTGCTCGCCGGCATTCTGGAAGAGATCTACGGCTACGAGCTCACCTTCGTCACCTGGATGAAGTTCGGCCTGCCCGTATCACTGGTGCTCCTCGCCATCTGCTGGGTGTACCTCACGCGTTTTTCTTTTAAGTTGAAAAATAAGAGCCTGCCCGGCGGCAAGTCCGAGATCAAAAACATGCTGAGGAGCCTGGGCAAGATCACCTATGAAGAAAAGGCCGTGCTGGTCATCTTCACCCTCACCGCCCTGGCCTGGATTTCGCGCTCGCTGCTGTCCACGTTCATCCCTTCCCTGGACGATACCATCATCGCCATGAGTGCCGGCATACTGCTCTTCGTAGTACCCGCCAAAGGCAAAAAGCGCAAGCTCATCACCTGGAAAGAGGCCGTAAAAATGCCCTGGGGCATCATCCTGCTATTCGGCGGCGGCATGGCCCTCGCCAAGGGCTTCACCGCCACCGGCCTCGCGGAGTGGATCGCTACGCAAATGAGCCGGCTCGATGGCCTCTCCATCATCCTGCTCATTCTCGTACTGGTGGCCCTGGTCAATTTCCTTACCGAAATCACCTCAAACCTCGCCACCACCGCCATGATATTACCCATACTGGCGCCTCTGTGCCTGTCATTTAACGTCCACCCGCTCGTCATCATGGTTGGTGTTACCGTGGCAGCTTCATGCGCCTTTATGCTCCCCGTAGCCACCCCGCCAAACGCCGTGGTGTTTGGCTCCGGCTACCTCAGAATTCCCGATATGGTCAGGACCGGTATTTCCATGAACATACTGTCCATCATACTCATTACCCTGGCCACCTATTTACTCCTGCCCCTACTGTGGCAGATAGACCCTAGTGTATTTCCGGACATCTTCAAAACAGCAAACTCATGA
- a CDS encoding Ig-like domain-containing protein, which translates to MNPYNPTYLLKTIAPLMLLGLLMVIAACTDDDEFDDRTFGTDDFRVLKVSEGDNRLENGESGISASGLVLEVVFSHPVSQQAIASNLSVSGNPAYDIAYNENSSVATLTFETLNYESQYTVSLPAGTYGADGATLDEDFTLNFTTRALVVPEVSLSAQNASPEEGSSTLITATLSEVTTADVVVTLAFAGSAVLDEDFTVSDAVITVPGGELSASVTLDITDDTDTEGAETIEVSIANLANGTDDTPDLLTISIVDNDVLTDLELKGIFALRWATEPGSNSGKAIHLRATADIPDLSVYSIGVANNGGGTDSIEYTFPAMAVAAGEDILLAREDAALLTYFGSCSSEFEHVLQTDEMAQNGDDAIELYSGTAVIETYGDPDVDGTGMDWEYSGSWAYKAGDEWITGGIDCAASSTSTQDADCIYPLCAPALLFRGAMEIDTDGGLGIRAYHFKAFRDIPDLGAYKVEIYANGDGTSPFRVVDLPAGQSAAEGDDILMVRDSDVGDVGPYFGTCADRFTIYESTEITSNGDDALVFYANNVATDTLGVVGVDGTGQPWDYTNAFGYRSVPGEAFTFPGAECTNTATTNADASCSYPFCE; encoded by the coding sequence ATGAACCCCTATAATCCCACATACCTCCTGAAGACCATAGCCCCCCTCATGCTGCTGGGCCTCCTCATGGTCATAGCCGCCTGTACCGATGATGATGAGTTTGACGACCGCACCTTCGGCACAGACGACTTCCGCGTGCTCAAAGTATCCGAAGGCGATAACCGCCTCGAGAACGGCGAAAGCGGCATTTCTGCTTCCGGCCTCGTACTCGAAGTGGTCTTCAGCCACCCCGTAAGCCAGCAGGCCATTGCCAGCAACCTCAGCGTGTCCGGCAATCCTGCCTATGACATTGCCTATAATGAAAACAGCTCCGTAGCCACCCTCACCTTCGAGACCCTGAATTATGAGTCTCAGTATACCGTGAGCCTTCCCGCAGGCACTTACGGCGCAGACGGCGCTACGCTTGACGAAGATTTTACGCTCAACTTCACCACCCGCGCCCTCGTGGTGCCCGAAGTGAGCCTGTCCGCCCAAAACGCATCACCTGAAGAAGGCAGCTCCACCCTCATCACCGCCACCCTGAGCGAAGTCACCACCGCCGATGTCGTGGTCACCCTCGCCTTTGCCGGTAGCGCCGTGTTAGACGAAGACTTTACCGTGAGCGATGCCGTGATCACCGTGCCAGGCGGCGAGCTTTCCGCCTCCGTCACCCTCGACATCACCGACGATACCGACACCGAAGGCGCCGAAACCATAGAGGTGAGCATTGCCAACCTGGCAAACGGCACCGACGACACACCCGACCTGCTCACCATCTCCATAGTGGATAATGACGTGCTCACCGACCTGGAACTGAAGGGTATATTCGCCCTGCGCTGGGCCACCGAACCCGGCAGCAACAGCGGCAAAGCCATTCACCTGCGCGCCACTGCCGACATCCCCGACCTTAGCGTCTACAGCATAGGCGTAGCCAATAACGGCGGCGGCACCGACAGCATCGAGTACACCTTCCCCGCCATGGCCGTCGCCGCCGGTGAAGACATCCTGCTCGCCCGCGAAGATGCCGCTCTGCTCACCTACTTCGGCAGTTGCAGCAGCGAATTCGAGCACGTACTGCAGACGGATGAAATGGCCCAGAACGGCGACGATGCCATAGAACTCTACAGCGGCACCGCCGTCATAGAAACCTACGGCGACCCCGACGTAGACGGCACCGGCATGGACTGGGAGTACAGCGGCTCATGGGCCTACAAAGCAGGCGATGAGTGGATCACCGGCGGCATAGACTGTGCCGCCTCCAGCACCAGCACGCAGGATGCCGACTGCATCTACCCCCTCTGCGCCCCCGCACTGCTCTTCCGCGGCGCCATGGAAATTGACACCGACGGCGGTCTCGGCATCAGAGCCTACCACTTCAAGGCCTTCAGAGACATACCCGACCTAGGCGCCTACAAAGTCGAGATCTACGCCAACGGCGACGGCACCAGCCCCTTCCGCGTCGTAGACCTCCCCGCCGGGCAGTCCGCCGCCGAAGGCGATGACATCCTCATGGTGCGCGACTCCGACGTTGGCGACGTAGGCCCCTACTTCGGCACTTGCGCCGACCGCTTCACCATATACGAAAGCACCGAGATCACCAGCAACGGCGACGACGCCCTCGTATTCTACGCCAACAACGTCGCCACCGACACCCTCGGCGTAGTAGGCGTAGACGGCACCGGCCAGCCCTGGGACTACACCAATGCCTTCGGCTACCGCTCCGTCCCCGGCGAAGCCTTCACCTTCCCCGGCGCCGAGTGCACCAACACCGCCACCACCAACGCCGACGCCTCATGCTCCTATCCGTTTTGTGAGTGA
- a CDS encoding Ig-like domain-containing protein has product MNIFRIYFYIILSSITLLSGCDNDDDNLLPTNLINTTIDGTAVTDGPNSVSVNPQITLTFDAVLRPEAFENALQITGGATQPTYTVTYANANSQAVISPELQPNTTYTLTVNAATIGENGQALSQPYTLQLTTTGATLSACTSASNDCLRQMQFTDGSNTYTLDYFSTFDLTAEADFDQVTSAIILVHGAARNNDEYFTWMNSTLAGLNLSSNTLLIAPQFKDQSETSAASELYWNSNNWRDGDPSGNDFKISSFAVVDSLISQLTERATNLEHLIITGHSSGGLFTHVYAAANQSEDQLPATVSVDYIVANSQYFYYPTDERIDEATDQLYTPAGCTGYNFWPLGYNVVPPYVSTIPKATLDDQFINRSVTYLLGNGNQSDPTLNTTDCSATLLGSTRYLRGENIYEYLQQKYPGNGHTRVIINGIGHNGQAMYQSEEFEVLLGEVIGE; this is encoded by the coding sequence ATGAACATATTCAGAATCTACTTCTACATCATTCTCTCATCAATCACCCTGCTATCAGGTTGCGATAACGATGATGACAATCTCCTGCCCACTAACCTCATAAACACCACCATCGACGGTACCGCCGTCACCGACGGCCCAAACTCCGTAAGTGTGAACCCGCAAATCACCCTCACCTTCGATGCCGTACTACGCCCCGAAGCCTTCGAAAACGCCCTGCAGATCACCGGCGGAGCCACCCAGCCGACCTACACCGTCACCTACGCAAACGCCAACTCTCAGGCTGTCATCAGCCCTGAGCTACAGCCCAATACCACTTACACACTAACGGTAAACGCAGCCACCATCGGCGAAAACGGCCAGGCACTCAGCCAGCCCTACACCCTCCAGCTTACCACCACCGGAGCCACCCTCTCTGCCTGCACCTCAGCCTCCAACGACTGCCTCCGCCAGATGCAATTCACCGACGGCAGCAACACCTACACCCTCGACTACTTCAGCACCTTCGACCTTACTGCCGAAGCCGACTTCGACCAGGTTACCAGCGCCATCATCCTCGTGCATGGCGCCGCCCGCAACAACGACGAGTACTTCACCTGGATGAACAGCACCCTCGCCGGCCTCAACCTCAGCAGCAACACCCTCCTCATCGCCCCGCAGTTCAAAGATCAGTCCGAGACCAGCGCAGCCAGCGAGCTTTATTGGAACAGCAACAACTGGCGCGATGGCGACCCCTCAGGAAATGACTTCAAGATCAGCTCCTTTGCTGTAGTCGACAGCCTCATCAGTCAACTCACCGAAAGGGCCACCAACCTCGAGCACCTCATCATCACCGGCCACTCTTCCGGCGGACTCTTCACCCACGTTTACGCAGCCGCCAACCAAAGCGAAGACCAGCTACCCGCCACCGTATCCGTAGACTACATCGTTGCCAACAGCCAGTACTTCTACTACCCCACAGACGAGCGCATAGACGAAGCCACCGACCAGCTCTACACCCCCGCAGGCTGCACCGGCTACAACTTCTGGCCCCTCGGCTACAACGTCGTACCCCCCTACGTCAGCACCATACCCAAAGCCACCCTCGACGATCAGTTCATCAACCGCTCCGTCACCTACCTCCTCGGCAACGGCAACCAGTCCGACCCCACCCTCAACACCACCGACTGCTCCGCCACCCTCCTCGGCTCCACCCGCTACCTCCGCGGCGAAAACATCTACGAGTACCTACAACAGAAGTACCCCGGCAACGGGCACACCCGCGTCATCATAAACGGCATCGGCCATAATGGGCAGGCCATGTATCAGAGTGAAGAGTTTGAGGTTTTGTTGGGGGAGGTGATTGGGGAATAA
- a CDS encoding SGNH/GDSL hydrolase family protein produces MIRIFLISLLLLITNLAQCQVSDTLRVLFVGNSYTYFWNLPQTVEAMAVSADFPLIARKSTAGGTNWRQHWEGEKGLKSRQLIEQGNWDIVVLQNHSRSTLDSLDQFMEYGEKFINLVKSTGARPVLYETWAREHNPLTQKDINEGYHALAQKYNIEVVHIGELWHYALQQRPGLRLYDPDQSHPSTIGTYLTASAFFTYFTGKRADGLPKRVSTTDRDGELLYLSIMSEEDAEYLQMVVDTMRKEENE; encoded by the coding sequence ATGATCAGAATATTCCTCATAAGCCTGCTTTTGTTAATCACTAACCTGGCTCAGTGTCAGGTTAGTGATACTCTTAGAGTACTCTTTGTAGGCAACAGCTATACCTACTTCTGGAACCTGCCCCAGACCGTGGAGGCCATGGCCGTATCCGCAGACTTTCCGCTCATAGCCCGCAAATCAACTGCAGGCGGCACCAACTGGCGCCAGCATTGGGAAGGGGAAAAAGGCCTGAAGTCGCGCCAGCTCATAGAGCAGGGCAACTGGGACATCGTGGTGCTGCAAAACCACAGCCGCAGCACCCTGGACAGCCTCGACCAGTTCATGGAATACGGGGAGAAATTCATCAACCTGGTAAAAAGCACCGGTGCCCGCCCCGTACTGTACGAGACCTGGGCCAGGGAGCATAACCCATTGACCCAAAAAGACATAAACGAAGGCTACCACGCCCTGGCCCAAAAGTACAACATAGAAGTAGTGCACATAGGCGAGCTGTGGCACTATGCCCTGCAGCAGCGCCCCGGCCTGCGCCTGTACGATCCCGACCAGAGCCACCCCAGCACCATCGGCACCTACCTTACCGCTTCCGCTTTCTTTACCTATTTCACCGGAAAAAGGGCCGATGGGCTGCCTAAACGCGTCTCTACCACCGACCGCGACGGCGAACTGCTCTACCTCTCCATCATGAGCGAGGAAGACGCCGAATACCTGCAAATGGTGGTGGATACGATGAGAAAGGAGGAAAATGAGTAG
- a CDS encoding SusD/RagB family nutrient-binding outer membrane lipoprotein has translation MKYYINALTLFIFIISMGCESLVGLDDNINVNPNNPTDTEYQNILVTAEVGQIILQTGESARRAGIFAGTHTGIDRQHEGYTTYTVTTTDFNDLWDDVFINAYRNAVLTQEKAEEAGVTGVTTGITQVLQALTLGTGTALYGDIPFDELADISIDNPGFEDQTAVYGKLQDLLDDAIANLATGTGRPASGADFFFDSDVQAWTQVAYTLKARYYMHTRNYAAAYEAAQNGISTFDNSLYAPHFDALEASNLNWQFFANGTRGPDLVVSDFIISILNPGSGSSPDITNYRGNAKTDETARYNYLFESNAVGFQPNQSPGAFAGQTTSAPIVTYQENLLILAEAGLRAEGFSTGLTQLNEFRSFMADGGYLENFNPANLQYDAYEAADFDTGGIENADGLSAENALLREILQERYVTLFSTIEVFNDTRRTQSETAVRVPVEPNVGDRLPQRFIYPQSEIDRNSNIPSPLPTLFDETEVNQ, from the coding sequence ATGAAATATTATATAAACGCATTAACCCTTTTCATCTTCATTATATCCATGGGCTGCGAGAGCCTCGTGGGCTTGGATGATAATATAAATGTAAACCCTAATAACCCTACCGATACCGAGTACCAAAACATACTGGTGACCGCAGAAGTGGGGCAGATCATATTGCAAACCGGCGAGTCGGCCAGGCGCGCCGGAATATTTGCCGGTACCCATACCGGTATAGACCGCCAGCACGAAGGCTACACCACCTACACCGTCACCACCACGGACTTTAACGACCTGTGGGACGATGTATTTATCAATGCCTACCGCAATGCCGTGCTCACGCAGGAGAAAGCGGAAGAGGCAGGCGTAACCGGCGTTACCACCGGCATCACCCAGGTGCTGCAGGCCCTTACCCTTGGCACCGGCACCGCCCTCTACGGCGATATCCCTTTTGATGAACTTGCCGATATCAGCATAGACAACCCCGGGTTTGAAGACCAGACCGCGGTGTACGGCAAGCTCCAGGACCTGCTGGACGATGCCATCGCCAACCTGGCCACAGGCACCGGCAGACCCGCCAGCGGTGCGGACTTCTTTTTCGATAGCGACGTGCAGGCCTGGACGCAGGTGGCCTACACCCTCAAAGCCCGCTACTACATGCACACCCGCAACTATGCCGCCGCGTATGAAGCTGCGCAAAACGGCATCAGCACCTTTGATAACTCCCTCTACGCCCCGCACTTCGATGCCCTCGAAGCCTCCAACCTCAACTGGCAGTTCTTCGCCAACGGTACCCGCGGGCCTGACCTCGTCGTCTCAGATTTCATCATCAGCATACTGAACCCCGGCAGCGGCAGCAGCCCGGACATTACCAACTACCGCGGCAATGCCAAAACGGACGAAACCGCCCGCTACAACTACCTCTTTGAGTCAAACGCCGTCGGTTTTCAGCCCAACCAAAGCCCCGGCGCTTTTGCGGGACAGACCACATCCGCACCCATCGTCACCTACCAGGAAAACCTGCTCATTCTCGCCGAAGCAGGCCTGCGCGCAGAAGGCTTCAGCACCGGCCTTACGCAGCTGAACGAGTTCCGCAGCTTTATGGCAGATGGCGGCTACCTGGAGAACTTCAACCCCGCCAATCTGCAATACGACGCCTACGAGGCGGCCGACTTTGACACCGGCGGCATCGAAAACGCCGACGGCCTCTCTGCCGAAAATGCCCTGCTCCGGGAGATCCTGCAGGAGCGCTACGTTACCCTCTTCAGCACCATAGAGGTATTTAACGATACCCGCCGCACGCAAAGCGAAACGGCAGTGCGCGTGCCCGTGGAGCCAAACGTGGGCGACCGCCTGCCTCAGCGCTTTATCTACCCCCAGTCGGAGATAGACCGCAACAGCAACATCCCCTCGCCACTGCCCACTTTGTTTGACGAAACCGAGGTAAACCAGTAA
- a CDS encoding SusC/RagA family TonB-linked outer membrane protein yields MHNYTQKFLILMACLLLPALQAYSQVQVKGTVTEESGEPVIGVQIQEQGTTNGTITDVDGGYTLNVSEGATLIYSFIGFETQKIPVNGRSVIDVQMTEDVQQLEEVVVTALGFEADKDKVAYANTQVQGETVTKAAEPNLVNSLSGKASGVRITRSSGDPGAGSYIQIRGLTTLTRDNQPLIVVDGVPISNDSRGTSQIAQQSRLNDINPNDIKNISVLKGASAAALWGTKAYGGVIVITTKSGAFNQPLKVSLKSTFSLDEINRRHPMQDKFGQGNDGVYDPAARDSWGDKIADRSGGQDDFNTTGEYFVDQDGTVHYPILQKNSQRTYIDDNFNEVFDNGHFLENNLSLTAGNETGRLFFSLSNLNQDGIIKNNSDYNRTTMRFNGEQLLANNLTLNGNFAYTRTNSNRIRAGAQSSGLYLGLLRTPPDFDNTGYRGSYYAGPDAQPIPNRHRSYRRYLASSSNPVYNNPSWTINEQEDIATVNRFINKLSLTYNPTDWLELIGRAGLDTYTEEKSQFFTPGSASGAFRTGLFEREVATKQILNMDYIARANHRFNSKFNGSMLLGFNYNRETLTVSESEIVNFIQFADVDGNTRDMDNAAPENRSVQSTIGEERTAGVYTEINFNAYEQLFFTGTLRAESASTFGTQSDATFYFPSVSLAWQFTEVLDFKPLTFGKLRGSYGEVGVQPLRYNTVTEFVQPTYSDEWGGGLWTALYGGGGFTQSVNLANPFLVPERLKEFEIGTDLRFFGDRLTFSGSYFQNETEDVLLNFPIANTRGYDEQYDNGATIQNKGIEMDLGYTILKTEDLTWNANLIYTRVRNEVTDLRGIQSLNLGGLSAANARAIEGEPLGVLFGSRILRDDAGNIVFDENGFPVQDEQEGVIGNPNPDWQGSLMTTVRYKNLGLSLLFETFQGSDIYAGTKAVLDNLGTSAETGIETTTDVNLLDYNGNLIPAGTTFRGTVKDFGAGPVALTEAWYQADGGFFGAGNDELFIEDGSWTRLREVIISYGLPAKWMNSIGFESAEVSITGRNLILWTDFKGNDPDTNLEGVSAARGIEYFNNPSTRSYVFTLLLNL; encoded by the coding sequence ATGCACAACTATACCCAAAAATTCTTGATCCTTATGGCCTGCCTGCTCCTGCCCGCGCTGCAGGCCTACAGCCAGGTACAGGTAAAAGGCACCGTGACCGAGGAGAGCGGAGAGCCCGTAATAGGTGTCCAGATACAGGAACAAGGCACCACCAACGGCACCATTACTGATGTGGATGGCGGCTACACGCTGAACGTGAGCGAAGGGGCCACCCTTATCTACAGTTTCATCGGTTTCGAAACGCAGAAAATCCCGGTAAACGGCAGGTCGGTCATAGATGTGCAAATGACGGAAGACGTGCAGCAACTGGAAGAGGTGGTGGTGACGGCCCTGGGCTTTGAGGCCGATAAGGACAAGGTGGCCTACGCCAATACGCAGGTGCAGGGCGAAACGGTGACCAAGGCCGCCGAGCCAAACCTGGTCAACTCCCTCTCCGGCAAGGCCAGCGGCGTACGCATCACCCGCAGCTCCGGCGACCCCGGCGCGGGCAGCTACATCCAGATACGCGGCCTTACCACCCTTACGCGGGACAACCAGCCGCTGATTGTGGTAGACGGCGTGCCCATCAGCAACGACTCGCGCGGTACCAGCCAGATCGCGCAGCAAAGCAGGCTAAACGACATCAACCCCAACGACATCAAAAACATCTCCGTACTAAAAGGCGCCTCTGCGGCGGCCCTCTGGGGCACCAAAGCCTACGGCGGGGTCATCGTGATCACCACCAAGAGCGGCGCTTTTAACCAGCCCCTGAAGGTGAGCCTGAAATCCACCTTCTCCCTGGATGAAATTAACAGAAGGCACCCCATGCAGGACAAGTTCGGGCAGGGCAACGACGGCGTGTATGACCCTGCCGCGCGGGACTCCTGGGGCGATAAGATCGCCGACCGCAGCGGCGGACAGGACGATTTTAACACCACGGGCGAATACTTTGTAGACCAGGACGGTACGGTGCACTACCCCATCCTGCAGAAGAACAGCCAGCGCACGTATATAGACGATAACTTTAACGAGGTATTTGACAACGGCCACTTCCTGGAAAACAACCTGAGCCTGACGGCGGGTAACGAAACCGGCCGCCTCTTCTTTAGCCTCAGCAACCTGAACCAGGACGGCATTATCAAAAATAACTCCGACTACAACCGCACCACCATGCGCTTTAACGGCGAGCAACTGCTTGCCAATAACCTGACGCTGAACGGCAACTTCGCCTACACCCGCACCAACTCCAACCGTATTCGCGCCGGTGCCCAGTCTTCCGGCCTCTACCTCGGCCTGCTGCGTACTCCGCCCGACTTTGACAATACCGGCTACCGCGGCAGCTACTACGCCGGGCCCGATGCCCAGCCCATCCCCAACCGCCACCGCTCGTACCGTCGCTACCTCGCCAGTTCTTCTAACCCCGTGTATAACAACCCCTCGTGGACCATCAACGAGCAGGAAGACATAGCCACCGTAAACCGCTTCATCAACAAACTGAGCCTCACCTACAACCCTACCGACTGGCTGGAACTGATAGGCCGCGCAGGCCTGGACACCTATACCGAGGAGAAATCGCAGTTCTTTACGCCCGGCTCCGCCTCCGGTGCCTTCCGTACCGGCCTCTTTGAGCGTGAGGTAGCCACCAAGCAGATCCTGAACATGGACTACATCGCCCGCGCCAACCACCGCTTCAACAGCAAGTTTAACGGCTCCATGCTGCTCGGTTTCAACTACAACCGCGAAACCCTCACCGTAAGCGAGTCCGAAATTGTCAATTTTATACAGTTTGCCGATGTGGACGGCAATACCCGCGACATGGACAACGCCGCCCCCGAAAACAGGAGCGTGCAGAGCACCATCGGTGAGGAAAGAACCGCCGGGGTGTACACCGAGATCAACTTCAACGCCTACGAGCAGCTCTTTTTTACCGGTACCCTCCGTGCCGAGTCCGCCTCCACCTTCGGCACCCAGTCAGATGCCACCTTCTACTTCCCCTCCGTGTCCCTCGCCTGGCAGTTTACGGAAGTGCTGGACTTCAAGCCCCTCACCTTTGGTAAGCTACGCGGCTCCTACGGCGAGGTGGGCGTGCAGCCCCTGCGCTACAACACCGTGACCGAATTTGTGCAGCCCACCTACTCCGATGAGTGGGGCGGCGGCCTGTGGACCGCCCTCTACGGCGGTGGCGGCTTTACCCAGAGCGTGAACCTGGCAAACCCCTTCCTCGTGCCCGAGCGCCTGAAGGAGTTCGAGATCGGTACCGACCTGCGCTTTTTCGGAGACAGGCTCACCTTCAGCGGTTCTTACTTCCAGAACGAAACCGAAGATGTGCTGCTCAACTTCCCCATCGCCAACACCCGCGGCTATGACGAGCAGTATGATAACGGCGCCACTATTCAAAATAAGGGTATTGAGATGGACCTCGGCTACACCATTCTCAAAACAGAAGACCTTACCTGGAATGCCAACCTGATCTACACCCGGGTACGCAACGAAGTCACCGACCTCCGCGGCATACAGTCCCTCAACCTCGGCGGCCTCTCCGCAGCCAATGCCCGCGCCATTGAGGGCGAACCCCTCGGTGTGCTCTTCGGCTCCCGCATCCTGCGCGACGATGCGGGCAATATCGTATTTGACGAAAACGGCTTCCCCGTGCAGGACGAGCAGGAGGGCGTAATCGGCAACCCCAACCCCGACTGGCAGGGCAGCCTCATGACCACGGTGCGCTATAAAAACCTCGGCCTCAGCCTGCTCTTCGAGACCTTCCAGGGCTCCGACATCTACGCAGGCACCAAAGCCGTACTGGACAACCTCGGCACCTCGGCCGAAACAGGCATCGAGACCACTACCGACGTGAACCTGCTGGACTACAACGGCAACCTCATCCCCGCAGGCACCACCTTCCGCGGCACCGTAAAGGACTTTGGCGCCGGACCCGTGGCCCTTACCGAAGCCTGGTACCAGGCAGACGGCGGCTTTTTCGGGGCTGGTAACGATGAGCTTTTCATAGAAGACGGCTCCTGGACCCGCCTCAGGGAAGTGATTATAAGTTATGGCCTTCCGGCAAAATGGATGAACAGCATAGGCTTTGAATCTGCCGAAGTCTCCATCACTGGCAGAAACCTGATCCTTTGGACAGATTTTAAGGGCAATGACCCCGATACCAACCTCGAAGGCGTAAGTGCGGCACGCGGTATTGAATATTTCAATAATCCCAGCACCCGCTCCTATGTATTCACCTTACTACTGAACCTATAA